One Rhodococcus sp. P1Y DNA window includes the following coding sequences:
- a CDS encoding type I polyketide synthase, with protein sequence MTINESTPSHGQGAGRFPKSGGGSRTLADRFAAGEPYALAFGGQGSPWLSSLEELARDSALEPELTDLVNESAAILTPVADELLVVRSVGFDPIGWMLEQDLADDLDGAGSFGPSEAALTSAAVSLPGVFLTQVAALRALKLQGLDPAEAPPVTVIGHSQGLIAAESVKSNGSEDAHLLAVAQLIGAAAGLVGRRRGILGAADRAPMVSVSNVEPERLQAIVDELAIDGAPERSAVLAIRNGRRRVVLAGPPAQLARVQQRAEQIAVSEERERDSKKRGGAVFAPVFEILPVEIGFHHPALSDAVELVASWAQRTGLDVDVARRLAQRILVDPVDWVTEIDGVVAAGANWILDLGPGDLLTRMTTPALRGQGVGIIAASTRGGHRNLLTPGAAPEVQPSWSEFAPQPVTLPDGRVVVETSFTKMTGRSPILLAGMTPTTVDAKIVAAAANAGHWAELAGGGQVTEDIFTDRVAELSQLLEPGRAVQFNSLFLDPYLWKLQLGGRRLVQRARAAGAAFDGVVVTAGIPELDEAVALIEELTEAGISYVSFKPGTVAQIRAVIRIANEVPSYQVNVHIEGGRAGGHHSWEDLDDLLLATYAELRSRPNLVICVGGGIGTPERAAEYLTGTWSAVHGYPKMPLDGILVGTAAMATLEATTAPEVKQLLVDTPGTPDWVGAGTANGGMASGRSQLGADIHEIDNAASRCGRLLDEVAGDSEAVAERRDEIIAALDGTAKPFFGDVADMTYQQWLTRYLDLAIGTDVRKDFDCGGGFTDALNEATESVWLDVTWRTRFLEMLQRAEARLHPVDRGPIPTLFADVETLERPRAALSSLVAQFPDAGDVVLHPADITFFTSLCRLPGKPVNFVPVVDGDVRRWWRSDSLWQAHDARYSADQVCIIPGTVAVAGITRVDEPVGELLDRFEKATADQLIAEGIEAKQIASRRHVEIAPGLLGIVLAAPDVNWASRMTQNPVARLGDPADWLVTSESVASHPQTGSTLTVVDSEHVDLRVPLAPGKEVSIRLTVPASTIDGGAPVVTADDAQTSMSALLGVAAGQDLPKVKNGAARISLAWIPDMVADHAGVTGSGLPESLTVSDKAVPDVLVGACWPAVFAVLGSARTDSGLDVIEGMLDLVHLDHSVNLVGELPTDPSILVVKAEAGEVLDTDLGRVVEVTVEIGAALGEGTEAPSIATLVERFAIRGRTGKGELVDPARAGGSVSADAKDTPRRRRRQATIVAPRNMAAFAQVSGDHNPIHTSDSAALLAGLGSPIVHGMWLSAAAQQTVTAVDFEDTKTPPRRLTAWTARFLGMVRPGAEIDVRVDRTGFDQGAELIEVGCRVDGELVMVATARTAAPKTVYAFPGQGIQRQGMGLDARSRSKAAREVWERADKHTRSALGFSILAVVRDNPTTLKARGVTHKHPDGVLHLTQFTQVAMAVLGVAQVAELRESGVFVENSILAGHSVGEYNALAAVAGVLPLEAVLEVVFQRGSAMHALVPRDAAGRSNYRMAAIRPSQIGLADEDVQSFVAGVAEESGEFLEIVNLNLRGSQYAIAGTVDGLGELEKKIAIRRAEFGGKAAYIMVPGIDVPFHSTVLRGGVDDFRTRLEALLPEDLDPEILLGRYVPNLVPKPFSLEREFIQEIADLVPSEPLDGVLADFDSWAARPHDLCRVVLTELLAWQFASPVRWIETQDLLFADEADGGLGVERFVEIGLSATPTVANLASQTLKLPGRFGLPVEVLNVEREAAIVYGTDTDPAPAEEEESAPVAETAAAPAAAAPAAAPAAAPSGGPRPDDIAFSAADATKILIGLWTKLQLDQIGPADTIEALCDGVSSRRNQLLVDLGSELSLGAIDGAADADMGALSGTVNKLARTYKPFGPVLSDSINDHLRKVFGPSGRRPASIADRVKKTWELGDGWANHVTAEVALGTRDGVSVRGGALGGLADGALADGAAVDNVIDSAVAAVAARRGVAVSLPQTGGGGGGTVDAAALGEFTEHITGRDGVLASAARLVLEQLGLADAPNALAVENPDAALVDLVAAELGSDWPRLVAPAFDARRAVLIDDRWATAREDLARLWLGTAGDLAVESFAGAGNAVAAQAQWWKSKAAAEGKAVLADTFGRIAAIALDSDEKGEWSDEVAVITGGSKGSIAASVAAKLLGGGATVFVTTSRLDEERLGFYRSLYRENARAGASLWVVPANIASYSDVDALIEWIGSDQVDNAGGAKTLVKAGITPTLLFPFAAPRVVGEMSDAGGRAEMEMRVLLWSVERLIAGLSKIGYDNDVDTHLHVVLPGSPNRGMFGGDGAYGESKAALDAIAAKWGSEKNWAERVTIAHAHIGWVRGTGLMGGNDPIVEAVEAEGVRTWSTDEMATELLKLSDAKAQRQAAEAPLLADLTGGLANTKLNLVELAREAAAAAADKVVEEADSAVIAALPAPPRLAATTAPAWPKLDVDPKDLIVIVGAGELGPYGSARTRFEMEVDEQLSAAGVLELAWNTGLIAWENDPKPGWYDIESGDFVPEEEIADKYHDIVVEKCGIRTYADDGAMVGNSAPLMTSIFLDNDLTFVVGTEIDARSFAAADPEHTLITPVPDSSDWQVTRKAGTEIRVPRKMKLTRTVGGQIPTGFDPTKWGISPDMASSIDRVALWNIVTTVDAFISSGFNPSELMRWVHPTLVANTQGTGMGGMESMRSLYIDTLLGDARANDILQEALPNVVAAHVVQSYIGSYGAMVHPVAACATAAVSVEEGVDKIKLGKAQLVVAGGFDDLSTEGIIGFGDMSATADSAAMSAKGISDRRFSRANDRRRGGFVESQGGGTILLARGDLALEMGLPVLGVVAYAQSFGDGVHTSIPAPGLGALSAGRGGKDSTFALSLNALGVSADEIAVISKHDTSTAANDPNEAELHTRLAKAIGRTDGAPLFVVSQKSLTGHSKGGAAAFQLIGLCQVLTNGVIPPNRSLDCVDDKMTSYEHLVWAREPLRFGDSVPLKAGLLTSLGFGHVSGLIAVVHPQAFVEAVPVAQREEYVAKANARRIAGQRRLISAMVGGDALYERPDDRRLGHDGTPAKASRELEADVLLNEAARLGDDDVYRSGLPGCK encoded by the coding sequence TTGACGATCAACGAGAGCACACCATCACACGGACAGGGCGCGGGAAGATTCCCCAAGAGCGGTGGCGGTTCTCGTACCCTCGCAGACCGCTTCGCGGCCGGCGAGCCTTACGCACTGGCGTTCGGCGGTCAGGGATCGCCATGGCTCAGCTCGCTCGAAGAGCTTGCGCGTGATTCCGCACTCGAGCCCGAGCTCACCGACCTCGTCAACGAGTCGGCCGCGATTCTGACTCCGGTCGCCGACGAGCTCCTTGTCGTCCGCTCCGTCGGTTTCGATCCCATCGGCTGGATGTTGGAGCAAGACCTCGCCGACGATCTCGACGGCGCCGGCTCTTTCGGCCCCTCCGAGGCGGCACTCACCTCCGCAGCGGTTTCTCTGCCCGGCGTCTTCCTGACTCAGGTTGCTGCGTTGCGCGCCCTCAAGCTGCAGGGCCTCGACCCCGCGGAAGCTCCTCCCGTCACCGTCATCGGACATTCGCAGGGGCTCATTGCCGCCGAGTCGGTCAAGAGCAACGGCAGCGAAGACGCACACCTTCTCGCGGTTGCGCAGTTGATCGGTGCCGCAGCCGGACTCGTCGGTCGTCGTCGCGGAATCCTCGGCGCAGCCGACCGCGCTCCCATGGTCTCGGTCTCGAACGTCGAGCCGGAGCGGCTCCAGGCGATCGTCGACGAACTCGCCATCGACGGTGCTCCCGAGCGCTCTGCAGTGCTCGCCATCCGCAACGGTCGTCGCCGCGTCGTTCTTGCAGGCCCGCCTGCACAGCTTGCGCGCGTTCAGCAACGCGCCGAGCAGATCGCCGTCTCCGAGGAGCGTGAACGTGACTCCAAGAAGCGCGGCGGAGCTGTGTTCGCCCCGGTATTCGAGATTCTCCCTGTCGAGATCGGCTTCCACCATCCAGCACTGAGCGACGCGGTCGAACTGGTCGCATCCTGGGCTCAGCGCACCGGGCTCGACGTCGATGTCGCCCGCAGGCTCGCACAGCGCATCCTCGTCGACCCCGTCGACTGGGTTACCGAGATCGACGGCGTCGTCGCCGCCGGTGCCAACTGGATCCTCGACCTGGGTCCGGGCGACCTCCTCACCCGCATGACCACCCCCGCCCTCCGCGGCCAGGGCGTCGGGATCATCGCGGCGTCGACTCGCGGTGGACACCGCAACCTCCTCACGCCGGGCGCAGCGCCCGAGGTTCAGCCGTCCTGGTCCGAATTCGCACCCCAGCCAGTCACGTTGCCGGACGGCCGGGTCGTCGTCGAGACATCGTTCACCAAGATGACCGGACGCTCGCCGATCCTGCTTGCGGGAATGACCCCGACCACCGTCGATGCGAAGATCGTTGCTGCCGCAGCGAACGCAGGTCACTGGGCCGAGCTCGCCGGCGGTGGACAGGTCACCGAGGACATCTTCACCGACCGCGTCGCTGAGCTGTCCCAACTGCTCGAGCCGGGCCGCGCTGTGCAGTTCAACTCGCTCTTTCTCGATCCGTACCTGTGGAAGTTGCAGCTCGGCGGACGTCGTCTGGTCCAGCGCGCTCGTGCCGCGGGTGCCGCATTCGACGGCGTCGTCGTCACTGCGGGTATCCCCGAACTCGACGAGGCCGTTGCACTCATCGAGGAGCTCACCGAAGCGGGGATCAGCTACGTCTCGTTCAAGCCCGGTACCGTCGCGCAGATTCGCGCGGTCATCCGGATAGCGAACGAGGTTCCGTCCTATCAGGTCAACGTTCACATCGAGGGTGGTCGCGCAGGCGGACACCACTCGTGGGAAGACCTCGACGATCTGCTGCTGGCCACCTACGCAGAACTTCGTTCTCGTCCCAACCTCGTCATCTGCGTCGGCGGCGGCATCGGTACTCCCGAGCGTGCAGCCGAGTACCTCACCGGTACCTGGTCTGCCGTGCACGGCTACCCGAAGATGCCCCTCGACGGCATTCTCGTCGGAACCGCTGCGATGGCAACACTCGAAGCGACCACGGCACCGGAGGTCAAGCAGCTTCTCGTTGACACCCCGGGAACTCCGGACTGGGTCGGCGCAGGTACCGCCAATGGCGGAATGGCCTCAGGCCGTAGCCAGCTCGGCGCCGACATTCACGAAATCGACAATGCGGCATCGCGATGTGGACGCCTACTCGACGAGGTCGCAGGCGATTCCGAGGCAGTAGCGGAACGCCGCGACGAGATCATCGCTGCGCTCGACGGCACCGCGAAGCCCTTCTTCGGCGACGTCGCGGACATGACGTACCAGCAGTGGCTCACCCGCTACCTGGATCTCGCCATCGGCACCGACGTACGCAAGGATTTCGATTGTGGTGGCGGATTCACCGACGCCTTGAACGAGGCGACCGAATCCGTGTGGCTCGACGTCACATGGCGCACCCGATTCCTCGAGATGCTGCAGCGCGCCGAGGCACGTCTGCACCCGGTCGACCGCGGTCCGATCCCGACCTTGTTCGCAGATGTCGAGACACTTGAGCGCCCGCGTGCCGCACTGAGCTCCTTGGTGGCTCAGTTCCCCGATGCCGGCGATGTCGTTCTGCACCCCGCCGACATCACCTTCTTCACCTCGCTGTGCCGACTGCCGGGTAAGCCCGTCAACTTCGTTCCCGTCGTCGACGGCGACGTCCGTCGCTGGTGGCGGAGTGACTCACTGTGGCAGGCACACGACGCTCGCTACTCGGCGGACCAGGTATGCATCATTCCCGGCACCGTCGCCGTCGCAGGCATCACCCGCGTCGACGAGCCCGTCGGCGAACTGCTCGATCGTTTCGAGAAGGCAACAGCAGATCAGCTGATCGCCGAAGGAATCGAAGCCAAGCAGATCGCAAGCCGTCGGCACGTCGAGATCGCACCGGGACTTCTCGGCATCGTCCTCGCCGCCCCCGACGTCAACTGGGCTTCGCGGATGACACAGAACCCCGTTGCACGCCTGGGTGATCCCGCGGACTGGCTCGTCACCTCCGAGTCCGTCGCCTCGCATCCGCAGACCGGATCCACACTGACAGTGGTCGATTCCGAGCACGTCGATCTGAGGGTTCCGCTTGCTCCGGGCAAGGAGGTCAGCATTCGCTTGACCGTCCCGGCGTCGACCATCGACGGAGGCGCACCCGTCGTCACTGCCGACGATGCACAGACATCGATGTCGGCGCTCCTCGGAGTTGCAGCAGGACAGGATCTTCCGAAGGTCAAGAACGGCGCGGCTCGCATCAGCCTGGCGTGGATCCCCGACATGGTCGCCGATCACGCAGGCGTCACCGGTTCGGGTCTGCCCGAGTCGTTGACCGTCAGTGACAAAGCCGTTCCCGACGTGCTCGTCGGCGCCTGCTGGCCGGCCGTGTTCGCCGTACTCGGTTCCGCGCGTACAGATTCGGGCCTCGATGTGATCGAGGGCATGCTCGACCTGGTTCACCTCGACCACAGCGTGAACCTCGTCGGCGAACTCCCGACCGACCCGTCGATCCTCGTGGTCAAGGCCGAAGCCGGAGAGGTGCTCGACACCGACCTGGGCCGTGTCGTCGAGGTGACCGTCGAAATCGGTGCTGCGCTCGGTGAAGGTACCGAAGCGCCGTCCATCGCAACTTTGGTGGAGCGCTTCGCGATTCGCGGACGCACCGGTAAGGGTGAGCTCGTCGACCCGGCTCGCGCCGGTGGTTCGGTCTCGGCCGACGCCAAGGACACACCGCGTCGACGTCGTCGTCAGGCCACGATCGTCGCTCCGCGCAACATGGCTGCGTTCGCACAGGTCTCGGGTGATCACAACCCGATCCACACCTCCGATTCCGCAGCGCTCCTCGCCGGTCTCGGTAGCCCGATCGTGCACGGCATGTGGCTCTCGGCTGCTGCCCAGCAGACCGTCACCGCTGTCGATTTCGAGGACACCAAGACCCCGCCGCGTCGCTTGACCGCGTGGACAGCACGATTCCTGGGCATGGTTCGCCCAGGAGCGGAGATCGACGTCCGCGTCGATCGCACCGGATTCGATCAGGGCGCCGAGCTCATCGAGGTCGGCTGCCGTGTCGACGGTGAGCTCGTCATGGTCGCGACGGCACGTACCGCCGCACCGAAGACGGTCTACGCATTCCCCGGCCAGGGCATCCAGCGTCAGGGCATGGGACTCGACGCCCGTTCACGTTCCAAGGCTGCCCGCGAAGTGTGGGAGCGTGCCGACAAGCACACCCGCTCAGCTCTCGGATTCTCGATTCTCGCTGTCGTGCGGGACAATCCGACGACGCTCAAGGCGCGCGGCGTCACGCACAAGCATCCCGACGGCGTGCTGCACCTGACGCAGTTCACCCAGGTCGCCATGGCGGTCCTCGGCGTCGCGCAGGTTGCCGAGCTCCGTGAGTCCGGCGTGTTCGTCGAGAACTCGATTCTCGCCGGACACTCCGTCGGTGAGTACAACGCTCTCGCTGCCGTCGCCGGTGTTCTTCCGCTCGAAGCCGTTCTCGAGGTCGTCTTCCAGCGTGGATCGGCGATGCACGCACTTGTCCCACGTGACGCTGCGGGGCGAAGCAACTACCGCATGGCGGCGATCAGGCCGTCGCAGATCGGTCTCGCCGACGAGGACGTTCAAAGCTTCGTCGCCGGTGTCGCCGAGGAGTCCGGTGAGTTCCTCGAGATCGTCAACCTCAACCTGCGTGGCAGCCAGTACGCCATCGCCGGCACGGTCGACGGACTCGGCGAGCTCGAGAAGAAGATCGCGATCCGCCGGGCCGAGTTCGGTGGCAAGGCCGCTTACATCATGGTTCCCGGCATCGACGTGCCGTTCCACTCGACAGTCCTGCGCGGGGGAGTCGACGACTTCCGCACCCGACTGGAGGCGCTGCTGCCCGAAGATCTCGATCCCGAGATCCTGCTCGGCCGTTACGTTCCGAACCTGGTTCCGAAGCCGTTCTCGCTCGAACGCGAGTTCATCCAGGAAATCGCGGATCTGGTTCCTTCGGAGCCGCTCGACGGTGTCCTCGCTGACTTCGATTCGTGGGCGGCACGTCCGCACGATCTGTGCCGCGTCGTTCTCACCGAGCTGCTGGCATGGCAGTTCGCCAGCCCGGTGCGCTGGATCGAGACCCAGGACCTGTTGTTCGCCGACGAGGCGGACGGTGGCCTCGGCGTCGAGCGCTTCGTCGAAATCGGTCTCAGCGCAACGCCGACCGTCGCCAACCTCGCATCACAGACGCTGAAGTTGCCGGGTCGCTTCGGGTTGCCGGTCGAGGTCCTCAACGTCGAGCGTGAAGCCGCGATCGTCTACGGCACCGACACCGATCCTGCGCCTGCCGAAGAAGAAGAGTCGGCACCCGTTGCCGAGACTGCAGCCGCTCCCGCAGCAGCAGCCCCGGCCGCCGCACCTGCCGCTGCACCGTCCGGTGGACCGCGTCCCGACGACATCGCCTTCAGCGCAGCAGATGCAACCAAGATCCTGATCGGCCTGTGGACCAAACTGCAGCTCGATCAAATCGGACCCGCTGACACCATCGAAGCCCTGTGCGACGGCGTGTCCTCGCGTCGTAATCAGCTGCTCGTCGACCTCGGTTCCGAGCTCTCGCTCGGCGCCATCGACGGTGCTGCCGATGCCGACATGGGTGCGCTCTCCGGCACGGTCAACAAGCTGGCTCGTACGTACAAGCCGTTCGGCCCCGTGTTGAGCGACTCGATCAACGACCACCTGCGCAAGGTGTTCGGGCCGTCAGGACGTCGACCCGCCTCCATCGCGGACCGCGTCAAGAAGACCTGGGAACTGGGCGACGGTTGGGCCAACCACGTCACCGCCGAGGTCGCCCTCGGTACTCGTGACGGCGTATCGGTGCGCGGTGGCGCTCTCGGCGGACTCGCCGACGGTGCTCTGGCCGACGGCGCTGCCGTCGACAACGTCATCGACTCGGCAGTGGCCGCAGTTGCTGCCCGTCGCGGCGTCGCAGTCTCGCTGCCGCAGACCGGCGGTGGCGGCGGAGGAACCGTCGACGCTGCTGCACTCGGTGAGTTCACCGAACACATCACCGGACGGGACGGAGTGCTGGCTTCGGCTGCTCGCCTCGTGCTGGAGCAGCTCGGCCTCGCCGACGCTCCGAACGCACTGGCCGTGGAGAACCCGGACGCGGCGCTCGTCGATCTGGTTGCGGCAGAACTCGGTTCGGATTGGCCGCGCCTCGTCGCACCCGCATTCGATGCTCGACGCGCGGTACTGATCGACGACCGCTGGGCCACTGCCCGTGAGGACCTGGCCCGTCTGTGGCTCGGTACCGCAGGTGACCTTGCAGTCGAGTCCTTCGCAGGTGCAGGCAACGCTGTTGCCGCACAGGCACAGTGGTGGAAGTCCAAGGCCGCCGCCGAGGGCAAGGCAGTTCTTGCCGACACCTTCGGCCGGATCGCCGCGATCGCGCTCGACTCCGACGAGAAGGGCGAGTGGTCCGACGAGGTCGCCGTGATCACCGGCGGCAGCAAGGGCTCGATTGCCGCATCGGTCGCAGCCAAGCTGCTGGGTGGGGGAGCGACGGTCTTCGTCACCACCTCACGTCTCGACGAGGAGCGACTCGGCTTCTACCGCAGCCTGTACCGCGAGAACGCTCGCGCCGGTGCATCACTGTGGGTCGTGCCCGCCAACATCGCGTCCTACTCGGACGTCGACGCACTCATCGAGTGGATCGGCTCCGACCAGGTCGACAATGCCGGTGGCGCAAAGACACTCGTCAAGGCCGGAATCACCCCGACCTTGCTGTTCCCGTTCGCTGCGCCTCGCGTCGTCGGCGAAATGTCCGACGCCGGTGGCCGTGCCGAGATGGAAATGCGGGTGCTGCTCTGGTCTGTCGAGCGTCTCATCGCCGGACTGTCGAAGATCGGTTACGACAACGACGTCGACACACATCTGCACGTCGTCCTGCCTGGTTCTCCGAACCGCGGAATGTTCGGTGGCGACGGTGCCTACGGCGAGTCCAAGGCCGCGCTCGACGCCATCGCGGCGAAGTGGGGCTCGGAGAAGAATTGGGCCGAGCGGGTCACCATTGCTCATGCGCACATCGGCTGGGTTCGTGGAACAGGCCTCATGGGCGGCAACGATCCGATCGTCGAGGCAGTCGAAGCAGAAGGCGTGCGCACCTGGTCCACGGACGAGATGGCAACCGAACTGCTGAAGCTCTCCGACGCTAAAGCTCAGCGTCAGGCTGCGGAAGCACCGCTGCTCGCAGATCTGACGGGCGGCTTGGCGAACACCAAGCTCAACCTCGTCGAGCTGGCTCGTGAAGCTGCGGCAGCGGCTGCCGACAAGGTCGTGGAAGAAGCCGACAGCGCGGTCATCGCCGCACTGCCTGCACCGCCGCGGCTCGCTGCGACCACCGCTCCGGCATGGCCGAAGCTCGACGTCGATCCGAAGGACCTGATCGTCATCGTCGGTGCCGGCGAGCTCGGGCCGTACGGCTCGGCTCGTACCCGCTTCGAGATGGAGGTCGACGAGCAGCTCTCTGCTGCAGGCGTTCTCGAACTCGCGTGGAACACCGGCCTCATCGCCTGGGAGAACGACCCCAAGCCGGGCTGGTACGACATCGAATCCGGCGACTTCGTGCCGGAAGAAGAGATCGCGGACAAGTACCACGACATCGTCGTCGAGAAGTGCGGTATCCGCACCTACGCTGACGACGGCGCCATGGTCGGCAACTCTGCGCCGCTCATGACCTCGATCTTCCTCGACAACGACCTGACGTTCGTCGTCGGAACCGAGATCGACGCACGCTCGTTCGCTGCAGCCGATCCCGAGCACACGCTGATCACTCCGGTTCCGGATTCGAGTGATTGGCAGGTCACCCGCAAGGCCGGCACCGAGATTCGCGTTCCGCGCAAGATGAAGCTCACCCGCACCGTGGGTGGACAGATTCCAACCGGATTCGATCCGACCAAGTGGGGCATCTCGCCCGACATGGCCAGCTCGATCGACCGAGTTGCACTGTGGAACATCGTCACCACGGTCGACGCGTTCATCTCCTCGGGCTTCAACCCGTCGGAACTGATGCGCTGGGTCCACCCGACGCTGGTCGCCAACACCCAGGGCACCGGCATGGGCGGTATGGAGTCGATGCGCTCGCTGTACATCGACACGTTGCTCGGCGACGCTCGTGCGAACGACATCCTGCAGGAAGCTCTGCCGAACGTCGTTGCTGCGCACGTGGTTCAGTCGTACATCGGTAGCTACGGCGCGATGGTTCACCCCGTCGCCGCCTGCGCCACCGCGGCAGTCTCCGTCGAAGAAGGCGTCGACAAGATCAAGTTGGGCAAGGCGCAACTGGTCGTGGCCGGCGGCTTCGACGACCTGAGCACCGAAGGCATCATCGGCTTCGGCGACATGTCGGCAACAGCGGACTCGGCAGCGATGTCCGCCAAGGGAATCAGTGATCGTCGATTCTCGCGGGCCAACGATCGTCGTCGCGGCGGATTCGTGGAGTCGCAGGGCGGCGGAACCATCCTGCTGGCGCGCGGAGACCTTGCACTCGAAATGGGTCTCCCGGTCCTCGGTGTGGTGGCGTACGCACAGTCGTTCGGCGACGGTGTGCACACCTCCATCCCGGCTCCGGGACTCGGCGCACTCAGCGCCGGTCGCGGCGGCAAGGATTCGACATTCGCACTGTCACTGAACGCTCTTGGCGTCAGTGCCGACGAGATCGCCGTGATCTCCAAGCACGACACCTCCACCGCAGCCAACGACCCGAACGAGGCCGAGCTTCACACCCGCCTCGCAAAGGCCATCGGCCGCACCGACGGTGCACCGCTGTTCGTCGTCTCGCAGAAGAGCCTCACCGGACACTCGAAGGGCGGCGCCGCAGCATTCCAGCTGATCGGACTCTGCCAGGTGCTCACAAACGGCGTCATCCCGCCGAACCGCAGTCTCGACTGCGTCGACGACAAGATGACGAGCTACGAACACCTCGTGTGGGCTCGGGAGCCATTGAGGTTCGGTGACTCGGTGCCCCTGAAGGCCGGTCTGCTGACCTCGCTCGGCTTCGGACACGTCTCCGGCCTCATCGCCGTCGTGCACCCGCAGGCGTTCGTCGAGGCTGTACCCGTCGCACAGCGCGAGGAGTACGTGGCCAAGGCGAATGCGCGTCGTATCGCCGGTCAGCGCAGGCTGATCTCCGCAATGGTGGGAGGTGACGCCCTGTACGAGCGACCGGACGACCGAAGGCTCGGACACGACGGGACGCCCGCCAAGGCGTCGCGCGAGCTCGAGGCAGACGTCTTGCTCAACGAGGCTGCACGCCTCGGCGACGACGACGTCTACCGCTCGGGTCTGCCGGGGTGCAAGTAG
- the acpS gene encoding holo-ACP synthase AcpS: MAILGVGFDLVTVSDFAEQMEKAGTTMIRDSFTAGERRHAATKSSEPARHYAARWAAKEAVLKAWATSRFARPPQIGDNPYPLIEVVNDAWGRPSIKLHGMALEFLPTVKIHLSLTHDGDIAAAVAILEE; encoded by the coding sequence ATGGCCATCTTGGGAGTGGGTTTCGACCTGGTGACCGTGTCCGACTTCGCCGAGCAGATGGAAAAAGCCGGCACGACGATGATCCGCGACAGCTTCACCGCGGGGGAGCGTCGACACGCAGCGACGAAGAGTTCCGAACCTGCCCGCCACTACGCAGCACGGTGGGCCGCCAAGGAAGCAGTGCTGAAGGCTTGGGCGACCTCACGGTTCGCTCGACCACCGCAGATCGGTGACAACCCGTATCCCTTGATCGAGGTCGTCAACGACGCGTGGGGTCGGCCGTCCATCAAGCTGCACGGAATGGCACTCGAGTTCCTGCCGACGGTGAAGATCCACCTTTCGCTCACCCATGACGGCGACATCGCTGCAGCGGTGGCGATCCTGGAGGAGTAG
- a CDS encoding TetR/AcrR family transcriptional regulator yields the protein MPRRRPTQERSQRKFDALLASSRDLLSDVGFESFTCEEVAARAELPIGTLYQFFANKYVIVCELNRQDLVGVQQELAEFNGEVPSLDWLRFLNKFVDHMAGMWMSDPSRREVWLAMQSTPSTRATGVIHEREFADQVAKMLGPLTPRTPRAKRNLMAQVLVHIVYSMLNFSVQDGQSHEDAVAELKQIMTAYLLVAEKQSRRSGATVE from the coding sequence ATGCCACGGCGCCGACCCACCCAGGAGCGGAGTCAGCGCAAATTCGATGCCCTGCTCGCATCGTCGCGGGACTTGCTCAGCGATGTCGGGTTCGAATCGTTCACCTGCGAAGAAGTAGCGGCGCGCGCCGAGCTGCCCATCGGCACCCTGTACCAGTTCTTTGCGAACAAGTACGTGATCGTGTGCGAGCTCAACCGTCAAGACCTGGTCGGTGTCCAGCAGGAGCTCGCCGAGTTCAACGGTGAAGTCCCGTCATTGGACTGGCTGCGCTTCCTCAACAAGTTCGTCGATCACATGGCTGGGATGTGGATGTCCGACCCTTCCCGACGCGAAGTGTGGCTGGCAATGCAATCCACCCCCTCCACCCGAGCGACCGGGGTCATTCACGAACGCGAGTTCGCCGATCAGGTCGCCAAAATGCTCGGCCCGCTGACTCCCCGCACTCCACGGGCCAAACGCAATCTGATGGCCCAGGTACTCGTCCACATCGTCTACTCGATGCTGAATTTCTCCGTCCAGGACGGCCAGAGCCACGAGGACGCCGTCGCTGAGCTCAAGCAGATCATGACGGCCTACCTCCTCGTTGCGGAGAAGCAGTCCCGTCGATCGGGTGCAACCGTCGAATAG
- a CDS encoding TetR/AcrR family transcriptional regulator — MARKEESGFDPARTLGLLWRVNEKVSRSGLTIDAIVDAAIVIADSESLDAVSMRRIADRLGAGTMSLYTHVPGRDDLVDLMIDRALKGLYATVDEPRSSGGWRDGLLFVAERNWHLLRRHRWMLDAQGGRAVLGPNVSDKYEAELRVLDGIGLTDVQMDSVLTLVLNHVAGSARALAQVDRVREHSGMTDQQWWDATAPVLESVMTPERYSVSSRVGTAAATHYDAASDPVHEYEFGVERILDGVAALIESS; from the coding sequence GTGGCGCGTAAGGAAGAATCGGGTTTCGATCCAGCGAGAACGCTCGGGCTGCTGTGGCGAGTGAACGAGAAAGTCAGCCGGTCAGGGTTGACGATCGACGCGATAGTCGACGCCGCGATTGTGATCGCCGATTCCGAAAGCCTCGATGCGGTATCCATGCGGCGAATCGCCGATCGACTGGGCGCCGGGACGATGTCGCTCTACACCCATGTTCCAGGGCGGGACGATCTGGTGGATTTGATGATCGATCGAGCGCTGAAAGGCCTGTACGCGACGGTGGACGAGCCGAGATCCTCAGGCGGGTGGCGCGATGGTCTACTGTTCGTCGCCGAGCGAAACTGGCATCTGCTCCGTCGACATCGATGGATGCTCGACGCGCAGGGTGGCCGAGCGGTGTTGGGCCCGAACGTCAGCGACAAATACGAAGCCGAACTCCGCGTGCTCGACGGTATCGGGCTCACCGATGTTCAGATGGACTCGGTGCTGACGCTGGTGCTCAACCATGTGGCGGGCAGTGCCCGTGCACTCGCTCAGGTCGATCGGGTTCGAGAGCATTCTGGAATGACGGATCAACAGTGGTGGGACGCGACCGCTCCGGTTCTGGAATCGGTCATGACGCCCGAACGGTATTCCGTGTCGTCCCGCGTCGGGACCGCCGCAGCGACGCATTACGACGCTGCGAGCGATCCCGTGCACGAGTACGAGTTCGGTGTCGAGCGGATTCTCGACGGTGTAGCCGCGCTGATCGAAAGTTCTTAG